The genomic window CGGCCAGGGCGAGGTTGGTCTCGCGGTTGTACATGAAGCCCGCGGAGTAGAAGAGGGGGATGGCGACGGCGGCCAGGAGGAAGAGCTTCAGGAGGCCCAGGCGGCCCTTCTCCTCGGCGAGCGCGGGGCGCAGGGCCCGCACGACCAGCACGAGCCAGCCCACCATGCCCACGGTGAGAAGGATCTGCCAGAGGCGGCCCAGCTCCACGTACTCGTAGCCCTGGTGACCCAGCATGAACGAGCCGCTGAGCTTGCCCAGGATGGCCTGCTGGCTGCCGGCGAGGGCGCCCACGACCACCACGACCAGGGCCAGGAGGAGGCCCGCGACGCCCAGGTACTGGCCCTTGGGCTCACGGCCGGCGAGCTTGGGGCCCAGGTAGAGGCCCGTGGCCAGCCAGCAGGTCGCGATCCAGAACACGGCGAGCTGCAGGTGCCAGGTGCGGGTGGCGGCGTAGGGCAGGATGCGGGAGAGGTCCACGCCGTAGACGGCGTTGGACTCGATGCCGAAGTGGACGGTGAGGACGCCCATGAAGATCTGGACGAGGAAGAGGGCCATGGCCACGGCGAAGTAGATCGCCGACCAGCGCTGGCTGGGGGTGGCGGGGGCGGGGACCATGGGCTTGGGGTCCGGGAAGGCCTCCTCGGGCTGCGAGGCCTGGAACCAGACCATGAGGCCCACGCCCAGGATCAGCAGGACGATGGAGAGGATGCTCCACAGGTGGCTGATGGGGGTGATCTGGTTGCCCACCAGGGATTCCTGGGGCCAGTTCTGGGTGTAGGAATGGTCCTCCCCCGGCCTGCGGGCCGCGGCGGTCCAGGCGGTCCAGAGGAAGAAATCGGCCACCCGCTCCCCTTCGGCCTTCGTGGGGATCCACCGGGCGGGGATCGAAGCGTCCTTGTCGCCCTCGGAGACCGTGCGGGCCAGCTCCTGCCGGGTGGCCACGTAGGCCGAGGCGCGGGCGGCGTCCAGCGTCAGGACCCCGTCCTTGAACGTGTTGGTCTGGAAGGCGGCCTGGGTGCGGGCCCGGGCCTCGGCGTCGGAGAGGCCGGCGGCCCGGGCCTGGGCCAGCGTCAGCTCGGCCCAGCGGTGAAGGG from Geothrix sp. 21YS21S-2 includes these protein-coding regions:
- a CDS encoding nitric-oxide reductase large subunit, producing MKQRWLILLLVLIASFGVLGIGGRQIALNAPPIPASVVGPDGGELVGAGQILAGQKSYLGHGGQHIGSVWGHGAYLAPDWTAKALHRWAELTLAQARAAGLSDAEARARTQAAFQTNTFKDGVLTLDAARASAYVATRQELARTVSEGDKDASIPARWIPTKAEGERVADFFLWTAWTAAARRPGEDHSYTQNWPQESLVGNQITPISHLWSILSIVLLILGVGLMVWFQASQPEEAFPDPKPMVPAPATPSQRWSAIYFAVAMALFLVQIFMGVLTVHFGIESNAVYGVDLSRILPYAATRTWHLQLAVFWIATCWLATGLYLGPKLAGREPKGQYLGVAGLLLALVVVVVGALAGSQQAILGKLSGSFMLGHQGYEYVELGRLWQILLTVGMVGWLVLVVRALRPALAEEKGRLGLLKLFLLAAVAIPLFYSAGFMYNRETNLALAEYWRWWVVHLWVEGFFEVFATVAIALLSTRLGLLREKTALRTVNLSMVLFLGSGIIGTFHHLYFTGSPAFISALGSMFSALEIVPLTIVGFELAQSLRAGRALGSGYEWPFKYFAAVCFWNLIGAGVFGMLINPPSILYFGQGLNTTPIHSHAALFGVYGFLAIALMLFALRGMTPDRAWDGRLLKVGFWGLNLGLVLMLVMSLIPSGLHQIVQSLQHGTWYARSAEVVQSPLMRAFTWLRLPGDVLFGIGALAVTAFTVKAVVAAWKWRKA